A genomic region of Candidatus Atribacteria bacterium ADurb.Bin276 contains the following coding sequences:
- the acoA_3 gene encoding Acetoin:2,6-dichlorophenolindophenol oxidoreductase subunit alpha has product MLTLDKKLEMYRQMITIRLFEEQAELLYIEGKIFGTFHLYVGEEAVAVGACAALQPDDFITSTHRGHGHCIAKGADVKRMMAELMAKDTGYCHGVGGSMHIADVEKGNLGANGVVGGGIPIATGAALGCKLQKNGKVVICFFGDGASNTGTFHESINMGSAFKLPVVYLCENNQYAMSTSVKYSVAIDDISERSKAYGIPGVTINGNKVLEVYEAVSLAIERAREGKGPTLIEAKTYRWKGHSKSDKNVYRTKEEIKSWKARCPIQSFRQYLINDEGIKEDILGNIDVEVEKLIQESVQYAEQSPEPDLEAVRRMVYA; this is encoded by the coding sequence TTGCTTACTCTTGATAAAAAATTAGAAATGTATCGGCAAATGATTACGATTCGTTTGTTCGAAGAACAAGCTGAATTGTTGTACATTGAAGGAAAGATTTTTGGGACTTTCCATCTTTATGTTGGTGAAGAGGCGGTAGCGGTTGGTGCTTGTGCCGCTTTACAACCTGACGATTTTATTACCTCTACCCATCGAGGCCATGGGCATTGTATTGCAAAAGGAGCCGATGTAAAACGCATGATGGCAGAATTAATGGCCAAAGATACTGGATATTGCCATGGAGTTGGAGGTTCGATGCATATTGCCGATGTAGAAAAAGGAAATTTAGGGGCCAACGGTGTGGTAGGTGGTGGTATTCCTATTGCTACCGGTGCAGCATTAGGGTGTAAGCTGCAAAAAAATGGGAAGGTGGTTATCTGTTTTTTCGGAGACGGAGCCTCAAACACTGGTACTTTCCATGAATCGATAAATATGGGATCTGCTTTCAAACTTCCAGTCGTGTATTTATGTGAAAATAATCAATATGCAATGTCAACTTCGGTTAAATATTCTGTGGCGATAGATGATATCTCCGAGCGTTCCAAAGCTTATGGGATTCCTGGAGTGACCATAAATGGAAATAAAGTTCTTGAGGTGTATGAAGCAGTAAGCCTGGCTATTGAACGAGCTCGGGAAGGGAAAGGGCCAACTCTTATTGAAGCGAAAACCTATCGCTGGAAAGGTCATTCTAAAAGTGATAAAAATGTTTATCGGACTAAAGAAGAGATAAAAAGTTGGAAAGCTCGTTGTCCTATTCAATCTTTTCGCCAGTATCTTATCAACGATGAAGGTATTAAAGAAGATATTTTAGGAAACATCGATGTCGAAGTTGAAAAGCTTATCCAGGAATCGGTTCAATATGCTGAGCAAAGTCCAGAACCGGATTTAGAAGCGGTGAGGAGGATGGTTTATGCCTGA